The Akkermansia muciniphila genome contains a region encoding:
- a CDS encoding potassium transporter TrkG, whose product MTTTRSGFTKLAAICIAILLGAVIWELGWPLTHAEHEWSRLIAAVATLGHLAGVLGSYFRKEINRPSLRLLIFQIICCVLIFLLIAREQQEDSYMRFTELSRLVITAGLIAIPTLMSLTRIFEWLLGKQKKGRPLMAPAMQFVTSLGVVILAGTGLLLLPNSTYPGITLSFTDALFTSTSAVCVTGLNAVDFANTFTPLGEMFALALIQIGGFGIMTFAYFVAMVAGQGFSLRDRVLLTDLLDEGNLGSVVSFITTIVVSTLFIELCGAVLLYLSWEGKDINLMGEPLWWHSLFHSVSAFCNAGFSTFPMNLMEPGIRLCYSGQAVIMALIVCGGLGFGIYKEINSRLVNRFLAKHRRLRMQWTPYFKLVMIATGILLAGGALAIFAVSAPHTSEPLGQHLWSCLFDSVTARTAGFNISDYSRYLPAASLIMCGLMVVGGSPGGTAGGMRTTTCAIAGAEILRILRGRDHVEFFHRRIEQRTVARCVITVVVSCAWIGCFTILICSLEPAMSSLDIFFENCSAFATVGVSRGITPNLSDPSKYLLIINMLAGRVGLFAFLIALAGTPTPRHYRYPSVKIPLT is encoded by the coding sequence ATGACAACCACACGCTCGGGATTTACCAAACTTGCAGCTATCTGCATTGCCATCCTTCTGGGGGCGGTCATCTGGGAGCTGGGGTGGCCTCTGACGCATGCGGAGCATGAGTGGTCGCGCCTGATTGCGGCCGTGGCCACGCTGGGCCACCTGGCGGGCGTGCTGGGCTCCTATTTCCGGAAGGAGATCAACCGCCCTTCCCTGAGGCTTCTTATTTTCCAGATTATCTGCTGCGTGCTGATCTTCCTTCTGATCGCCAGGGAGCAGCAGGAGGACAGTTACATGAGGTTTACGGAGCTATCCCGCCTGGTGATTACGGCCGGGCTGATCGCCATTCCCACGCTGATGTCCCTGACCAGGATTTTTGAATGGCTGCTGGGCAAGCAGAAAAAAGGACGCCCGCTGATGGCTCCCGCCATGCAGTTCGTGACCTCCCTGGGAGTGGTCATTCTGGCTGGCACCGGGCTTCTCCTGCTCCCCAATTCCACATATCCGGGCATCACGCTGAGCTTTACGGACGCCCTGTTCACCAGCACCAGCGCCGTGTGCGTCACCGGGCTGAACGCCGTGGACTTCGCCAACACCTTCACCCCGCTGGGGGAAATGTTCGCGCTTGCCCTGATCCAGATCGGCGGCTTCGGCATTATGACGTTCGCCTACTTTGTGGCCATGGTGGCGGGCCAGGGCTTTTCCCTGCGTGACCGCGTGCTGCTGACGGACCTGCTGGACGAAGGCAACCTGGGGTCCGTGGTCTCCTTCATCACCACCATTGTAGTCAGCACGCTGTTCATTGAACTGTGCGGCGCCGTCCTCCTGTACCTTTCCTGGGAAGGGAAGGACATCAATCTGATGGGAGAGCCCCTGTGGTGGCATTCCCTCTTCCATTCCGTTTCCGCCTTCTGCAACGCGGGCTTTTCCACGTTCCCGATGAATCTGATGGAGCCGGGCATCCGCCTGTGCTACAGCGGTCAGGCCGTCATCATGGCGCTGATCGTATGCGGCGGCCTGGGATTCGGCATTTACAAGGAAATCAATTCCCGCCTGGTCAACCGCTTTCTGGCCAAGCACCGCCGACTGCGCATGCAGTGGACCCCGTATTTCAAACTGGTGATGATCGCCACGGGCATTCTGCTGGCAGGGGGCGCCCTGGCCATCTTCGCGGTGTCCGCTCCCCACACTTCGGAACCGCTGGGCCAGCATCTCTGGAGCTGCCTTTTTGACAGCGTCACGGCCCGTACGGCGGGATTCAACATCAGTGATTACAGCCGCTACCTGCCCGCGGCTAGCCTCATCATGTGCGGCCTGATGGTGGTAGGCGGCAGCCCCGGCGGCACGGCAGGCGGCATGAGAACCACCACCTGCGCCATTGCAGGCGCGGAAATCCTGCGCATCCTCCGCGGCCGGGACCATGTGGAATTCTTCCACCGCCGCATTGAGCAGCGCACCGTGGCGCGGTGCGTGATCACGGTGGTGGTCTCCTGCGCCTGGATCGGCTGCTTCACCATTCTTATTTGCAGCCTGGAGCCCGCCATGAGCTCACTGGATATCTTCTTTGAAAACTGCAGCGCTTTTGCTACGGTAGGCGTGTCACGGGGAATCACGCCCAATCTGAGCGACCCTTCCAAATATCTTCTCATCATCAACATGCTCGCCGGCCGCGTGGGGCTTTTCGCCTTCCTCATCGCCCTGGCCGGCACCCCCACCCCGCGGCATTACCGCTATCCATCCGTCAAAATCCCGTTAACCTGA
- a CDS encoding TrkA family potassium uptake protein, with protein MRYTVIGLGQFGQELCTELSARNIEVVAVASTDEELEQIKDLVTYAVVTDYTNPAALRELELDDQSAVIVAIGDSFEENLLVVTHLQKMGVRYIYARVMSPVHEHILSQMNVYALINLSRVASKQLASQLESPEFLRVSPMDENHSIVEIAVPRIWVGKRLRDVGLRTEHHLNLLTIRRGEAQTPQGRREILSIPRIPVIGTPSPDLVFEDHDILILFGKETNLIEFAQLSKGL; from the coding sequence ATGAGATATACCGTTATCGGCCTGGGCCAGTTTGGGCAGGAGCTCTGCACGGAGCTCTCCGCCCGCAATATTGAAGTAGTGGCCGTGGCTTCCACGGATGAAGAACTGGAGCAGATCAAGGACCTGGTGACTTATGCCGTGGTGACGGATTACACCAATCCGGCCGCCTTGCGGGAACTGGAGCTGGACGACCAGTCCGCCGTCATCGTCGCCATCGGGGACAGCTTTGAAGAAAACCTTCTCGTCGTCACGCACCTCCAGAAAATGGGCGTGCGCTATATCTACGCCCGCGTGATGAGCCCGGTGCACGAGCACATCCTCAGCCAGATGAACGTGTACGCGCTCATCAACCTGTCCCGCGTGGCTTCCAAGCAGCTCGCCAGCCAGCTGGAATCCCCTGAATTCCTGCGGGTCTCCCCCATGGATGAAAACCACAGCATCGTGGAAATAGCCGTGCCACGCATCTGGGTGGGCAAGCGGCTCCGGGATGTGGGCCTGCGCACGGAGCACCACCTCAACCTGCTCACCATCCGCCGCGGAGAAGCCCAGACCCCGCAGGGGCGCCGGGAAATTCTTTCCATCCCGCGCATTCCCGTCATCGGCACCCCTTCTCCGGACCTCGTCTTTGAAGACCACGACATCCTGATTCTGTTCGGCAAGGAAACGAACCTGATTGAATTCGCCCAGCTCTCCAAGGGCCTGTAA
- the hrpA gene encoding ATP-dependent RNA helicase HrpA has product MNITYPDLPISRRRDDILAAMREHQVIVVVGETGSGKTTQLPKMAMELAGEARGRVGCTQPRRLAAASVSRRVAEELNCELGGLVGYQVRFEEKAGPDTRLKFMTDGILLAETQHDPDLRQYHTLILDEAHERSLNIDFLLGYLRLLLDRRKDLRLVISSATLDAGGFSEFFGGAPIIQVEGRTYPVDLHYLPPLRDDEELPAHVARAVDWLDTLDDRGDVLVFLPGEREIREVAEKLEGRNLRNTRILPLFARLGLADQQRIFHPEQGCRRIVLATNVAETSLTIPGIIYVIDSGVARVSRYSPARQVQRLQIEPVSKASARQRAGRCGRVCEGVCIRLYSEEDWEDRPDFTDPEIRRSALAGALLRMKDLGLPEMPEFPLPDPPSSKLVTEGYRTLREIGALDKARQLTPMGRKLARLPIDPRLGRMLLEAQHEQALPEMLVIVAGLGIMDPRERPADAAQKADQAHAQWKDEDSDFLSLLKLWKAAWEFREGRRWRKNQLRKWCGKNFLNFNRMMEWFNLWEDLSRLVRETLKCKIPPLEAETERQASFAMIHRSILAGVPRQFGLWDADNREYRGAGGRSFGIFPGSGLFRRKKRSEWVMGVELVDTTRLWMRRAARLEPEWVEQVAPHLCESHYSGARWDKEQGAVYAVERVVCGGLRIIDNRRVHYGRINPAHAREIMIREGLLGGGFRTRPACITHLETLREEVRQIELKLRRPDQVWCEEGVYEFFDRLIPQDCCTAKAFLRWAGSVEKKDPDALHVPPQEAMYDFWGRDLLDGFPDEMMCAGAEYAVYYQNDPGAEDDGVTLGVHIDQLPDVPEWLPEWGVPGHLAQRAECLLRTLPKDLRVFLQPISQKAAYFAELRHGLEPDGPLAQKLAEFVEAETGRFCAPSFFDMNRIPAELVTKIWVCDDEGEELAMGTDVAELNGRLGKKLSRRFRETAADIVSVTGMKEWTCGDLERTVDVAGRPGYVALVDEGASVGVRVFEDELRAAESHRGGCLRFMRLRQADQLNHLRKKFPLKLEGKLSLHMLGRDPSTNPDDLVDVSAELAMGRPLPRTAAQFAAAEMSLRQNLFDAAHSVADVWELVAATEHAARDFMAAQQGVRHTERITADLRRQLDWLLRPRFLWAHGAEHLPDLKRYMQGIAERIRRIGQQPLAKELERLDLFERVYLPWHQSLPEHNGDPRWTQYGYLLEEYRLAVFAPAISVKGRISEKRLMTAFEELS; this is encoded by the coding sequence ATGAACATCACTTATCCGGACCTTCCCATTTCCCGCCGCCGGGATGACATTCTGGCGGCCATGCGGGAGCATCAGGTCATTGTGGTGGTGGGTGAGACCGGGTCCGGCAAGACCACCCAGCTTCCCAAGATGGCCATGGAGCTTGCCGGGGAGGCGCGGGGCAGGGTGGGGTGCACCCAGCCCCGGAGGCTGGCTGCGGCATCCGTTTCCCGCCGCGTGGCGGAAGAACTGAACTGCGAGCTGGGCGGCCTGGTGGGCTACCAGGTGCGTTTTGAGGAAAAAGCCGGGCCGGATACGCGCCTGAAGTTCATGACGGACGGCATTCTACTGGCGGAAACGCAGCATGATCCGGACCTGCGCCAGTACCATACCCTGATTCTGGATGAAGCCCATGAACGAAGCCTCAACATTGATTTTCTGCTGGGTTACCTGAGGCTTCTGCTGGACAGGCGCAAGGACCTGCGGCTGGTCATCAGCTCCGCTACGCTGGATGCGGGGGGCTTTTCCGAATTCTTCGGCGGCGCGCCCATTATCCAGGTGGAGGGCCGTACTTACCCGGTGGACCTTCATTACCTGCCGCCTCTGCGTGACGATGAAGAACTTCCCGCCCATGTGGCGCGCGCCGTGGACTGGCTGGATACCCTGGACGACCGCGGGGACGTGCTCGTTTTCCTCCCCGGAGAGCGTGAAATACGTGAAGTGGCGGAAAAACTGGAAGGCCGGAATTTAAGGAATACGCGTATCCTGCCGCTCTTTGCCAGGCTGGGACTGGCGGACCAGCAGAGGATTTTTCATCCGGAGCAGGGCTGCCGCCGCATTGTGCTGGCGACCAATGTGGCGGAAACATCCCTGACCATTCCCGGGATCATTTACGTCATTGATTCCGGGGTGGCGCGCGTCAGCCGGTACAGCCCGGCGCGCCAGGTGCAGCGGCTCCAGATAGAACCCGTCTCCAAGGCCAGCGCCCGCCAGCGCGCGGGCCGCTGCGGGCGCGTGTGCGAGGGCGTATGCATCCGCCTGTACAGTGAGGAGGATTGGGAGGACAGGCCGGACTTTACGGACCCGGAAATCAGGCGCAGCGCCCTGGCCGGGGCTCTTCTCAGGATGAAAGACCTCGGTCTTCCGGAAATGCCGGAGTTTCCCCTTCCGGACCCTCCTTCCTCCAAACTGGTGACGGAAGGCTACCGTACCCTGCGGGAAATCGGCGCCCTGGACAAGGCCCGGCAACTCACGCCCATGGGGAGGAAGCTGGCGCGCCTGCCCATTGACCCGCGCCTGGGCCGCATGCTGCTGGAAGCGCAGCATGAACAGGCCCTCCCTGAAATGCTGGTGATTGTGGCCGGGCTGGGGATTATGGACCCGCGGGAACGCCCGGCGGACGCCGCGCAGAAGGCGGACCAGGCCCACGCCCAGTGGAAGGATGAAGACAGCGATTTCCTGTCCCTGCTCAAGCTCTGGAAGGCCGCATGGGAATTCAGGGAGGGGCGCCGCTGGCGCAAAAACCAGCTCCGGAAATGGTGCGGGAAAAACTTCCTCAACTTCAACCGCATGATGGAATGGTTCAACCTGTGGGAAGACCTTTCCCGCCTGGTCCGGGAAACCCTGAAATGCAAGATTCCTCCCCTGGAGGCGGAAACGGAGCGCCAGGCGTCCTTTGCCATGATTCACCGGAGCATCCTGGCTGGCGTCCCCAGACAGTTCGGGCTCTGGGATGCGGACAACCGTGAATACCGCGGCGCCGGGGGGCGTTCCTTCGGCATCTTTCCCGGTTCCGGCCTGTTCCGCCGCAAAAAGCGCAGTGAATGGGTGATGGGCGTGGAGCTGGTGGACACCACGCGCCTGTGGATGCGCCGCGCCGCCCGGCTGGAGCCGGAATGGGTGGAGCAGGTGGCCCCCCACTTGTGTGAATCCCATTATTCCGGAGCCAGGTGGGACAAGGAGCAGGGAGCGGTTTACGCCGTGGAGCGCGTGGTGTGCGGCGGCCTGCGCATTATTGACAACAGGCGCGTACACTATGGACGCATCAATCCGGCCCATGCGCGGGAAATCATGATCCGGGAAGGGCTGCTGGGCGGCGGCTTCCGCACCAGGCCCGCCTGCATCACCCATCTGGAAACGCTCCGGGAGGAGGTGCGGCAGATAGAACTGAAGCTGCGCCGCCCGGACCAGGTCTGGTGCGAGGAAGGCGTTTATGAATTCTTTGACAGGCTCATTCCGCAGGACTGCTGCACGGCCAAGGCCTTTCTGCGCTGGGCCGGCAGTGTGGAGAAAAAAGATCCGGACGCCCTGCACGTTCCGCCGCAGGAGGCCATGTATGACTTCTGGGGCAGGGACCTGCTGGACGGCTTCCCGGATGAAATGATGTGTGCCGGAGCGGAGTATGCCGTGTATTACCAGAATGATCCCGGAGCGGAAGATGACGGCGTGACGCTGGGCGTTCACATTGACCAGTTGCCGGACGTGCCTGAATGGCTGCCGGAATGGGGCGTGCCGGGCCATCTGGCCCAGCGGGCGGAGTGCCTGCTGCGCACCCTTCCCAAGGACTTGCGCGTCTTCCTCCAGCCCATCAGCCAGAAGGCCGCCTATTTTGCGGAACTCCGGCATGGCCTGGAGCCGGACGGACCGCTGGCGCAGAAGCTGGCGGAATTCGTGGAAGCGGAAACCGGGCGATTCTGCGCTCCCTCCTTCTTTGACATGAACCGCATCCCTGCGGAGCTGGTGACGAAAATCTGGGTGTGCGACGACGAAGGCGAAGAGCTTGCCATGGGTACGGACGTTGCGGAGCTAAACGGGCGGCTGGGCAAAAAGCTTTCCCGCCGGTTCCGGGAAACGGCGGCGGACATCGTCTCCGTTACGGGCATGAAGGAATGGACCTGCGGAGATTTGGAACGCACGGTAGATGTGGCGGGCAGGCCGGGTTACGTGGCCCTGGTGGATGAAGGCGCGTCCGTAGGCGTCCGCGTTTTTGAGGATGAACTGCGCGCGGCGGAATCCCACCGGGGAGGGTGCCTGCGCTTCATGCGCCTGCGCCAGGCGGACCAGCTCAACCACCTCCGCAAAAAATTCCCGCTGAAGCTGGAAGGGAAACTCTCCCTGCACATGCTTGGCCGGGACCCGTCCACCAATCCGGACGACCTGGTGGACGTCTCCGCGGAGCTTGCCATGGGCCGCCCCCTTCCGCGCACGGCGGCCCAATTCGCCGCTGCGGAAATGAGCCTGCGCCAGAACCTTTTTGACGCCGCGCACAGCGTAGCGGACGTATGGGAATTGGTAGCGGCCACGGAACATGCCGCCAGGGACTTTATGGCCGCGCAGCAGGGCGTGCGCCATACGGAGCGCATCACGGCTGACCTCCGCCGCCAGCTTGACTGGCTGCTCCGCCCCCGCTTCCTGTGGGCGCATGGAGCGGAACATCTGCCGGACCTGAAACGGTACATGCAGGGCATCGCGGAACGCATCAGGCGCATCGGCCAGCAGCCTCTGGCCAAAGAGCTGGAACGCCTGGACCTCTTTGAACGCGTGTACCTTCCCTGGCATCAGAGCCTGCCGGAACATAACGGCGACCCGCGCTGGACGCAGTACGGCTATTTGCTGGAAGAATACCGTCTGGCCGTCTTCGCCCCCGCCATCTCCGTCAAGGGGCGCATCTCTGAAAAGCGCCTGATGACCGCTTTTGAAGAGCTGTCCTGA
- the ilvN gene encoding acetolactate synthase small subunit, with protein MTRHTISVLVENKFGVLARIAGLFSGRGYNIHSLNVAPSQDPRFSRMTIVVREKEDVLDQIIKHLEKLVNTVEVVDFRNTDNVYRETVLTRIGVDSATRHEVIEFCQILGANIVDVTRDALTIEVTGGEHKIDRFLSLIEDYDVQMLTRSGRIALPKPRQ; from the coding sequence ATGACTCGTCATACTATCTCCGTACTTGTTGAAAACAAATTTGGCGTGCTTGCCCGCATTGCCGGTTTGTTCAGTGGACGGGGCTACAATATTCATTCGTTGAACGTTGCCCCTAGCCAGGACCCGCGCTTTTCACGGATGACCATCGTCGTACGTGAAAAGGAAGACGTGCTTGACCAGATCATCAAGCATCTGGAAAAACTCGTCAACACGGTGGAAGTTGTAGATTTCCGCAATACGGACAACGTGTACCGGGAGACGGTGCTGACCCGCATTGGCGTAGATTCCGCCACGCGGCATGAAGTCATTGAATTCTGCCAGATTCTGGGCGCGAACATCGTGGATGTCACGCGGGACGCCCTGACCATTGAAGTGACGGGCGGCGAACACAAGATTGACCGTTTCCTGTCCCTCATTGAGGATTACGATGTGCAGATGCTGACGCGCAGCGGACGCATCGCCCTTCCCAAACCCCGGCAGTAA
- a CDS encoding trypsin-like peptidase domain-containing protein, translating into MMTVMMTVVAVAYWRWNSRVTEKNVSFRSEVFTMARESELKEEDVPILHQLNEEYSRVARLVERVLVSIDTTGVATVPQPSEDGDSTVEKRLAVHGLGSGVIVTEEGHIITAYHVIQNKHALRVTLSNGKSVSVRLVGVDPELDIAVLQVENPMTFTPLPFGNSDEIAPGMIVLACGNPYGLGTTVSRGIISARERKLVDSGLDLIQTDASIFPGNSGGPLINIRGEVIGINKSVLPNVEKNYAGIGFAIPSNLVVHTFEQICRHGRPMRGYLGLDIVRNTPPLRSFLDYHEAGGAVVNIVKPGSPAEQAGLQTGDVMLSFNEVPIQTDKDVKDRIENLSIGDKFRLKIWRKGQKMNVTLKVGDSILKNVPSPWEDFMEGVGMHLRELTAEEQSIGARGLLVIQVNPKKSVGQILQAGDMVFAVNHESVSTMDALVRALREGPALLTVSRDGQQFNVKVDARPVSEKTLLPRIPTATRSSAIVPREL; encoded by the coding sequence ATGATGACGGTTATGATGACCGTGGTCGCCGTTGCCTATTGGAGATGGAACAGCCGCGTAACGGAAAAGAACGTTTCCTTCCGGTCTGAGGTTTTTACCATGGCGCGGGAGTCCGAACTCAAGGAGGAGGACGTTCCCATCCTGCACCAGCTCAATGAAGAATATTCCCGTGTAGCCCGGCTGGTGGAGCGCGTGCTGGTCAGCATAGACACTACCGGGGTGGCCACCGTTCCGCAGCCTTCCGAGGACGGGGATTCCACGGTGGAGAAAAGGCTGGCGGTTCACGGCCTGGGTTCCGGCGTCATTGTCACTGAAGAAGGGCACATCATCACGGCCTACCATGTCATTCAGAACAAGCATGCTCTGCGCGTCACGCTGAGCAACGGGAAAAGCGTTTCCGTGCGGCTGGTGGGGGTGGACCCGGAGCTGGACATCGCCGTGCTGCAGGTGGAAAACCCAATGACCTTTACCCCTCTTCCGTTCGGCAACAGTGACGAGATTGCTCCCGGCATGATCGTTCTGGCCTGCGGCAACCCCTATGGTCTTGGAACGACGGTTTCCCGCGGCATCATCAGCGCCAGGGAGCGCAAGCTGGTGGATTCCGGCCTGGACCTGATCCAGACGGATGCCAGCATCTTCCCCGGCAATTCCGGCGGACCCCTCATCAACATCCGCGGTGAAGTCATCGGCATCAACAAATCGGTGCTTCCCAACGTGGAAAAGAACTACGCGGGCATCGGCTTCGCCATTCCCTCCAATCTTGTGGTGCACACCTTTGAGCAGATTTGCAGGCATGGACGCCCCATGAGGGGATATCTGGGGCTGGACATTGTACGCAATACGCCGCCCCTCCGCAGTTTCCTGGACTATCATGAAGCCGGAGGCGCCGTGGTCAACATCGTGAAGCCCGGTTCCCCGGCGGAGCAGGCAGGTCTTCAAACGGGGGACGTGATGCTGAGCTTTAATGAAGTGCCCATCCAGACGGACAAGGATGTAAAGGACCGCATAGAAAATCTTTCCATAGGCGACAAATTCCGGCTGAAAATCTGGCGCAAGGGACAAAAAATGAATGTCACCCTGAAGGTGGGGGACAGCATCCTGAAGAACGTCCCCTCTCCCTGGGAGGATTTCATGGAGGGAGTGGGCATGCACCTGCGTGAACTTACGGCGGAGGAGCAATCCATCGGCGCGCGGGGCCTGCTGGTCATCCAAGTGAATCCCAAGAAATCCGTGGGGCAGATTTTGCAGGCGGGAGATATGGTCTTTGCCGTGAACCACGAGAGCGTCAGCACCATGGATGCGCTAGTCAGAGCCCTGAGGGAAGGGCCGGCCCTGCTCACCGTTTCCCGTGACGGACAGCAGTTCAACGTGAAGGTGGATGCCCGTCCGGTTTCCGAAAAGACGTTGCTGCCCCGCATCCCCACGGCGACAAGGAGCAGCGCCATCGTTCCGCGGGAACTCTGA
- the holA gene encoding DNA polymerase III subunit delta encodes MFYDTYGYGFMGTSTLQQPAIYLVFGTDEGMVREKASGIFTALTEGTNEFSHEILEAACGDSDEADQVTRQVMEALRTLPFFPGRKVVWMKNCNFLGDSVTGRSSTTEAALDSLRHLLEGGLGPDVLLLISASEFDKRRSFNKFLLQSAAAEELNKPDITKAGWEGSLMPLINKEAGARGLSFDSAALELFIHRVSESSRQIISEIEKLDLYLGADRRTVMPEDVERMVPLTRTGVIFEISRALENKKSDAAISLIDFQLERGENAITIMRAAFIPTLRNLLAARLLCDAFNLKPTNFKEFTARISSLPSYAAALIPLKKDGTPNAYPLFLAAQNASKFKTERLKQTLKECMKADKALVSSSLDPRLILHRLAICSAS; translated from the coding sequence GTGTTTTATGATACCTACGGGTACGGTTTTATGGGCACCAGCACTTTACAACAACCAGCCATTTACCTCGTTTTTGGAACGGATGAAGGAATGGTGCGTGAAAAGGCTTCCGGCATCTTTACCGCCCTGACGGAAGGAACGAATGAATTTTCCCATGAAATACTGGAAGCGGCCTGCGGCGATTCCGACGAAGCGGACCAGGTGACGCGCCAGGTCATGGAAGCCCTGCGCACGCTTCCCTTCTTCCCGGGCCGCAAGGTGGTCTGGATGAAGAACTGCAATTTTCTGGGGGATTCCGTCACGGGGCGCTCCTCCACCACGGAGGCCGCTCTTGATTCCCTCAGGCATTTGCTGGAAGGCGGCCTAGGACCGGACGTCCTGCTGCTTATTTCCGCCTCTGAATTTGACAAGCGCCGTTCCTTTAACAAATTCCTGCTCCAATCCGCCGCCGCGGAGGAACTGAACAAGCCGGACATCACCAAGGCCGGCTGGGAAGGCAGCCTGATGCCCCTGATCAACAAGGAAGCTGGAGCACGGGGCCTGAGCTTTGACTCCGCCGCCCTGGAGTTGTTCATTCACCGCGTCAGCGAATCTTCCCGCCAGATCATCTCCGAAATTGAAAAACTGGACCTCTACCTGGGCGCGGACAGGCGCACCGTGATGCCGGAGGATGTGGAGCGCATGGTTCCGCTGACGCGCACGGGCGTTATTTTTGAAATTTCACGCGCCCTGGAAAATAAAAAGAGTGATGCGGCCATCTCCCTCATTGACTTCCAACTGGAACGCGGTGAAAACGCTATCACGATCATGCGCGCCGCGTTCATCCCAACGCTGAGAAATCTGCTCGCCGCCAGGCTTTTATGTGACGCGTTCAACCTGAAGCCTACCAACTTCAAGGAATTTACGGCCCGCATCTCTTCCCTGCCCTCCTATGCAGCTGCCCTGATTCCCCTGAAAAAAGACGGCACTCCCAATGCGTACCCGCTTTTCCTGGCGGCGCAGAACGCCTCCAAATTCAAAACCGAACGGTTGAAGCAAACCCTGAAGGAATGCATGAAGGCAGACAAGGCCCTGGTGTCTTCCTCGCTTGATCCGCGCCTGATTCTGCACCGTCTTGCCATCTGTTCCGCATCCTGA